In Lycium barbarum isolate Lr01 chromosome 9, ASM1917538v2, whole genome shotgun sequence, the DNA window TCCTCCTCCGGACGAGGATGAGCTAGAACTAGAACTCGAGCTTGAACTTGAACTTGAGCCAGCTCCTGCACCGGCACCCGAACCACTTCCACCACCTAACCCCAACCCAATCCCAAGACCAACACCAACTCCTACCCCACCCAAATCCAACCCTAAATCCATCCTTGCCACCCTACTTTCAGACATCACAACGAGGCTTGAAAAAACAAGCAAAACAAGAAGGGACAAAGCCTTAAACTTACCCATACTTGAAAAGTAGGACCAAAATAGCAAAGCCAATGTTTGTGTACTATTTTTAGCTAGTTGTGGTAGGATGTTTTTGTTGCTGTAACACATAAGAAATCTTGGGGGCTATTTATAGTTGTAGTGGagacattttaattaattaattgttgTGCTAGGCATACTAGTGATGAAAATACAATGTTGAAATTTTATAAAATTGGAACCAAAATTTGTGGATGAGAATGATAAGCATGCAATACAAAAAGCTTACTGTAGTGCTGGTGTGATGGTGTATACTATGATGAGATTGTGCCAACCCACAATTCCAATATGGTAGTGGAGGTATTATTTCTAATAGAATGTAACAAAATACATAGGGTGGGATATACCTTGTTCCAGGCGGTGTCACGAAACATTGCTTCAATATTCTTTtattagatatgtatatatagataatAAGAACAATATAATTATTGGGTAAAGACTATTTAAAATGATACTGCTTGTCATTATAGTAAATTATTATTAGTTTGTTTCTTCAAAGGTTGACACCGTTTAAGAAAGAATATAAAAAAGTATATACAAATTAAAGTGGAGATATGATTAATACAAAAGAAATGTGCCAGGAGGAGAATTGGTTAGTAAAATGTTTTAGAAGGAAAATTTTAAATGCATGTCGTTTGATTGGAATGATGAGAATTATAACAAAATGAGAGACAGGAAATTAGAGTTGTAGATCTAGGACTTAGGTGTGAAAATAAAAAAGGATCCTTTTATTTTCTATCATCATTTTATTTTTACTTATTATAGCAAATAAcatgtcactactaaaaaaacaggtttTTTCGACCGCATAATTTCGACCTCACTTTTTGGTCGAAAACAAATcaaccacatgaggtcgaaattttcagtttttttttttttttgaatttcgacctcatgaggtcgaaacttatttttgtacaaataataaaggagaatttttttttttaaaaaaaataaattatataaataaaataactaataaaaaagaagaagaagcatatttcgaccgcacgcggttgaaataataaacttgtaaAATTTAATATACTCCCCCAGTCCCCCAAACTTCAATCGTGCAATTCCCATTTCCAACAACCAAAACCTAATTACATTAAAACTTCCACCCCCACCATACCTCTACCCTGCCGCCGACACTCCACCCCCGCCACACCCCTACCCCGGCGCCGACGCTCCATCCCCACCACACCCCTCCCCGCCACTGACGCCCCATCCCCACCACTGCGTGTCCTCCGTCGCCGCCGTTGCTATCCGCCGCCACTAAAGGTAAGTCATTTTTTTGCCATTTTTTTCAATCTCATTTCTATCATTATTAGTTACATTACTTTGTAATTGTAGTTTAATTAGTAGATTACTTATATTTATTGTTAAAGTTTGCATTTGTATCTATTTGTTAAAATTTTACTAAGTGTAAATTGAAATTTATTTGCTATTCTAGTAACAAGTTCTTCActgtaagtttttttttgtttttatttagttATTTTCTCTTTTCCCCAGAATATCCATGTGGGTTTCTTAGTTTGTCCCTCATTGCTTAAAGTTTGATGCCTAAATAACCAGGATTTTGGTTTTTATATGTGGGTTTAGCAGCTTTTTCTGTTCTTGTGATTCTTCTTATTTTTTTACTTTAGAATATGCTCTCTTTTTGCCTATTCTGCCTATCAGTGCTTTATCTAACCTATTCTTGAACGGTTGTCTTGGATTGTGGTTTCTTGGTATGTTCCATTCTTACTCCCTCCCAGGTCACAAAaatggaagaaaagaaaaaattgcCCTAAGAAAGATGTAATGGTGACCTAATCAACCATGGCaaaaaaatagaattttatgTCCAACTTGTGTGATTAAGGAGTATTTGATGATTTTCTTTTCCTATCTGTCCTTTAATTATGTTTATAGGACAAGAACATTACAATAGATTAAGGCCACTGAGCTACCGAGGAGCAGATGTTTTTGTCCTAGCATTCTTCTTGGTTAGTCGTGCGAGCTATAAGAACATACGTAAAAAGGTGTGTTCTGTTGAAACTATCAACTTTGTGAGTTTATGTCAAATGTCTTTAGGTTGCTGACAGTCGATTTTTGGTCGGTGGATTCCTGAGCTTCAGCATTATGCTCCTGCAATTCCGGTGGTATTAGCTGGCACAAAACTTGGTAAGTACTTAACATGTTTCCTGATTTTGCAATTATAACAAATGCTGATTCTTGAATGTAAATGCTTGGGGTGTACTTGCTAAAGTGCTAATATGTCtacttataaaaaaataaaaataaaagttgaatgTGTTAGATCGTCGCTGCCCTTTGTAGTTTTGGTAATACTGTATTCAATAGCATACATAACATAATGCGTTTGGATGATGGAGGTAAAAAGACATAAATAGAGTATTTTTTATTAGCTTTGCGGTCACTATAACTCGTATTGAGATCTGGaaatgaaacggagggagtattgctATATAAGTCGTGCTATATAAGCAAAGAAAGCATTGCACAGTCAATTATTTTACCAGCGCCTTATGCTGTGGCGCTTTCGATTATGGTGATGTTGATTGTTAGTCAAGTAGACAAGTAATGCATATGTCTATCTCCATCActtatttacttattttcttcTCTCTTTGAACAAATTCACATGGGTTACTCTTGCTATTTGGCAGTAGAAATTATTTTTTACCCATAATCTGCTTCATTTATTGGAGGTGAATTAATCTCTCTTTACTTCTTTTATcttcttcaaacaattcacatcaTCACATGGGTTAGTCTTCAATCATTAATCGTTAGGTACATGGCCCATTAAAGAAATTCTTTTGAAAAGGTCATCCTATGTACTGCTGCTATACATTAGAGGTTGATGTTTTTGGCAATGAAATCATGAACTGTTTATCCCACAAGGACCACTCTATGTAATGCTGCTAGTAATAATATACAAATAACATCTCTTGCATTGGACAGTTTCGTTGACAAGGAAAGAAAAGTTAAAAAAACGAAGAAGCTGATCCTGCATATCCAAACTGCAACACTATCACTGCCAAATATGGTATTCCTTCCTTCACTAACTTCAATAACCTTGTTGGCATGCTTCTTTTTAATTTGTATACTAATCAGTaggcctgtcaaccggttccaaccggaaccggaccgggaaccggttaggaaaccggccggttccggtttaaccggttccggttaaccggttttaaagtccaaaccggaaccggtccggtttggattggttaaaatatttttttttttgttttttgtattatatatatatatatatattatagtatttatttgtatattgtaagtatatttacatatgttatacaactttataattaaagtttaaatatttactgactaacagcctaacagcaagtcagcaatacagaatagtgtttttcgtacacatatatatgtataacttacatatacttatatatatgtataacttaatatatataatatatgtacttatatatatatgtactatatactatatataggtatagcttaatatatatatatatataggtataacttaatatatatactatatatacaatatatacttaatatatatgtacttatatactatatacacttacttatatactatatatacttgtatactatatatacttacttatatactatatatacttgtatatatgtactatacttatattcctaacttaataaaagtaaaaatatgaacacaagtaaatagaagaaagctcaatgagccatatattttattcattcttggataacatttatttgcaagttgtattttttttaacttgcaaataatacatgagttatacaaaaatagtagaataataaaatcaccaattttgaaccatttcgttaatttcccccacatcatattcagtcatggaaatatcttcaaagtctttcatttggtccggtccactagctatcaaatcttcaatttcttcctctttgccttgctccgcttctgagttttggttgcgtcgctccgatctaatccaatctcgaatgcacactagtacttgcaagctaaagccggataatgaatgtctatggtctccaatttgttgtcttccttggctaaatgcgctctccgaagccacggttgatacttgaaccgtaaggatatctcgagccattcttgaaagtaccggatagcttgccttgtacttcttccaccgtgctaagacgtccaagtcatccttgatatccacatttggctgcatcaaataaaagttaaattcatcaaagtttgcagtagaagaagaagttggctgtgaatgtaaaacttttaaacccgacaagccctttttgctactctgagaagtagtagggcgtggagcaacgggtgtagcacgttcttccaaactagaataatgagtaaaaacttttctaaactcatcatcaatagcgagatcggcttcagctaaagatggttgaactccctcttcaatttctaaaaatgtataaatttgactaaccaaatttttagtataagacacttttaaacaaggatttaaaagggaacccaatataaataaagttgggatgggaaaaaaatacttcttaaatttgattatcatttcaaaaatagccacttgataatcgggtttatatttatactcttgtaaaactctagctatttccgctaagtaggctaaaatttcggttaccgtgggatagaattgtctagaaaaagcaagagttgcattataaaaaatttctaagagttcaatacattctttaacatcttcccaatgcctaaaagttaaccaatcctcactatcaatattatatttgttgtgaacttgttgtatgggaatcctatactcatatgcttgttgtagcataatgtaagtgtagttccacctagtctcaatttctacttgaattttcctaggtctaaggttatttttcacacaagcattcttaaaatctctaattcttcccctattagcattacaaaaaagaaacgcaacagcatttctaactttttgaacagaatcatcaaaatgcataagaccatctttaacaattaaatttaaaatgtgacaactacatcttacatgaaaaatatttcttagaggagggtttatttctctttttaaaagaccaattgcctttgtattattagaagcattatctaaagcaatacaaagtgtttttctataaatgttaaaaaatctcattatagtagacattgaatcggctaaaac includes these proteins:
- the LOC132611214 gene encoding glycine-rich protein DOT1-like, coding for MGKFKALSLLVLLVFSSLVVMSESRVARMDLGLDLGGVGVGVGLGIGLGLGGGSGSGAGAGAGSSSSSSSSSSSSSSSSGGGGGDSKVGSYTRSRVGSGSRNRGRSGGSGYGGGHGGGYGGGNGGN